A single Cottoperca gobio chromosome 7, fCotGob3.1, whole genome shotgun sequence DNA region contains:
- the LOC115010909 gene encoding receptor-type tyrosine-protein phosphatase V-like encodes MRVQTFSRAQILQEFRLRCQAHAANDNRGFKQEFEELDLVGKDLPTRAADLEVNREKNRYPYILPYDHCRVRLSVQNSQPHTDYINANFVPGGGSERDFICTQGPLYHTMADFWRMVWEQNVGIIVMVTALKHKDTVLCDKYWPLDRGTVYHGLIQVTTLTRKQGPDYFITTINLRQRDCPTDRTITHYYYPAWPDRGVPKDLFSLCAFTEHVRQKLEAIPRLGPAVVHCSAGVGRSGTLVTLLWLMQLCARGIQPDVRAAVEDLRLHRMWMVQNLEQYIFVHQCLLQWLSGGASARPQIQGASSNINHHIQDQPHSSSGQRSRAGRSRHHRHRQTAPSDQPQNAMQQILNPGKLLRWLLPSSSPFNPGAHAS; translated from the exons ATGAG GGTTCAAACTTTCTCAAGAGCGCAAATTCTGCAGGAGTTTCGCTTGCGATGCCAGGCGCACGCAGCCAATGACAACAGAGGCTTTAAACAAGAGTTTGAG GAGCTAGATTTAGTTGGCAAAGACCTCCCGACCAGAGCGGCTGACTTGGAGGTCAACAGAGAAAAGAACAGATACCCCTATATATTGCCAT ATGACCACTGTCGTGTGAGGCTGTCTGTCCAAAATTCCCAACCACACACTGACTACATCAACGCAAATTTTGTGCCT GGAGGTGGATCAGAAAGAGACTTCATCTGCACTCAGGGTCCTTTGTACCACACCATGGCCGACTTCTGGAGGATGGTGTGGGAGCAAAACGTCGGGATAATTGTCATGGTGACAGCTCTGAAACATAAGGATACA GTGTTGTGTGACAAGTATTGGCCTCTGGACAGAGGGACAGTTTATCATGGACTGATCCAAGTGACGACATTGACACGCAAACAAGGTCCAGATTATTTTATCACCACCATTAACCTcagacag agagATTGTCCAACAGACAGGACAATCACACACTACTACTACCCTGCCTGGCCTGACCGGGGCGTCCCAAAAGACTTATTCTCACTCTGTGCCTTCACTGAGCATGTGCGGCAGAAATTGGAAGCGATTCCACGCCTGGGACCCGCCGTGGTGCACTGCAg TGCAGGTGTTGGCCGTTCTGGGACACTTGTGACGTTGTTGTGGCTGATGCAGCTGTGTGCGAGGGGCATCCAGCCTGATGTCCGGGCTGCTGTGGAGGACCTCCGGCTACATCGAATGTGGATGGTCCAAAATCTG GAGCAGTACATATTTGTTCATCAGTGTCTGCTGCAGTGGCTCAGTGGAGGAGCCTCAGCACG GCCACAAATTCAGGGAGCCAGTTCAAATATTAACCACCACATTCAAGATCAACCCCACAGCTCCTCGGGACAGCGGAGCAGAGCAGGGAGGAGTAGACATCACCGTCATCGACAGACTGCTCCATCAGACCAACCACAGAACGCAATGCAGCAGATTTTAAACCCTGGGAAGCTACTGAGGTGGTTACTGCCTTCCTCGTCACCGTTTAATCCAGGCGCACACGCCTCCTGA
- the LOC115010915 gene encoding periphilin-1-like produces the protein MDHPHPQDPQQSKSSMLRHREQSDESLDKRPMDGSSSSTPDKNRLIRRVRSPSRPRAWLSNSYKQKFGGRFYKPRDDPSFSKPGFANQRYHHFNPRGSFHRKDHFQPKPYPIALRERKRMEKERYQQRESADGSSPSKQNNTTRSFLPRSTSSRDKDMQFICQNDRSQSRERDHRGSKSKERERSRDEELPSTASQMATRDRAIQQKRKEIDEVYFQECEMFGLVAKMLIAKDRTLEQPIQSALQENLRDIGKRCVEGMEKFIEEYDSRESH, from the exons atgGATCATCCACACCCGCAGGACCCACAGCAAAGCAAG AGCTCCATGTTGAGACACAGGGAACAAAGTGATGAGTCTTTAGATAAGAGGCCTATGGACGGCTCTTCGTCTTCCACTCCG GATAAGAACAGGCTGATCAGAAGGGTGCGAAGTCCATCCCGACCGAGGGCATGGCTGTCCAATTCTTACAAACAGAAGTTTGGAGGGCGATTCTACAAACCTCG GGATGACCCATCATTCTCCAAACCTGGCTTTGCCAACCAGAGGTACCACCACTTTAATCCCCGGGGTTCCTTCCACCGGAAAGATCATTTCCAGCCTAAACCTTACCCCATCGCACTGAGGGAGAGGAAACGGATGGAGAAGGAGCGGTACCAGCAGAGGGAAAGCGCTGATGGAAGTTCaccttcaaaacaaaacaaca CTACCAGATCTTTCTTACCAAGATCCACCTCCAGCAGAGACAAGGACATGCAGTTT ATTTGTCAGAACGACAGGAGCCAAAGCAGGGAGAGAGATCACAGGGGGagtaaaagcaaagaaagagaaCGAAGCAGAGACGAGGAGCTCCCTTCAACTGCGAGCCAGATGGCGACACGAGACAGAGCCATCcaacagaagaggaaggagatAGATGAG gTGTACTTTCAGGAATGTGAAATGTTTGGCCTCGTGGCAAAGATGCTGATAGCAAAGGATCGGACCCTGGAGCAGCCCATCCAGTCCGCACTGCAGGAGAACCTTAGGGACATCGGCAAGCGCTGTGTGGAGGGCATGGAGAAATTTATAGAGGAGTATGACTCCAGGGAGTCTCACTAA